The Candida orthopsilosis Co 90-125, chromosome 7 draft sequence genome has a window encoding:
- a CDS encoding Ife1 protein (S. cerevisiae homolog BDH2 localizes to cytoplasm, nucleus): protein MKAIVYHGKDDLRFHSDYPEPEINHPDEVKVKIDYCGICGSDLKEITSGPFFFNKPGSTNPISNKKFPMVMGHELSGEVVAVGGNVDDLAIGDKVVVEVTGTCKDKVRFEDSPSKDKEFCGACFDGYYNACDSLALTGLGFSDGGCAEYLVTSGDKVVKYDADKIPSDVAALVQPLAVSWHAVGVSKFKEGQDALILGGGPIGLTTIFALKGHKAGKIVVSEPAAARRLLAEKLNVETFDPTGKSVEECIEALRALSPDNRGFHHTFDCSGVPATFETSIKCLRIRGTATNVAVWAHKQIPYSPMHTTMSEKIVTGSICFVKKDFVEVVRSIEAGDISVDELRLMITDKVPLEEGIEKGFNELLYNKGDHIKILFTNN, encoded by the coding sequence ATGAAAGCAATCGTGTATCACGGTAAAGATGACCTTAGATTCCACTCCGATTACCCCGAACCTGAAATTAATCACCCAGATGAAGTCAAAGTAAAGATTGATTATTGTGGTATCTGTGGCtctgatttgaaagagatCACCAGTGGAccattcttcttcaataaacCAGGATCCACAAACCCAATCTCTAACAAAAAGTTTCCAATGGTCATGGGGCATGAGTTGAGTGGTGAGGTGGTCGCAGTTGGTGGAAATGTTGACGATTTGGCAATTGGCGACAAGGTGGTGGTTGAAGTGACCGGAACGTGCAAAGACAAGGTACGCTTCGAAGACTCGCCCTCCAAGGATAAGGAATTTTGTGGTGCTTGCTTTGATGGTTACTACAACGCCTGTGATTCCTTGGCTTTAACAGGTCTTGGTTTCAGCGATGGTGGTTGCGCTGAATACCTTGTCACCAGCGGAGACAAAGTAGTAAAGTATGATGCTGATAAAATTCCCAGTGATGTTGCTGCTTTGGTTCAACCCTTAGCTGTTTCGTGGCATGCTGTTGGcgtttcaaaattcaagGAGGGGCAGGATGCTTTGATCTTAGGTGGTGGACCAATTGGGCTCACCACCATTTTTGCGTTGAAAGGTCACAAAGCTGGTAAAATCGTGGTCAGTGAACCTGCAGCTGCCAGACGCTTATTGGctgagaaattgaatgttgAAACGTTTGATCCAACTGGCAAATCCGTCGAGGAATGTATTGAGGCGTTAAGAGCTTTGTCGCCAGATAATAGGGGTTTTCATCATACGTTTGATTGCAGCGGGGTTCCAGCTACGTTTGAAACAAGTATCAAATGTCTTAGAATTAGAGGTACTGCCACCAATGTGGCTGTTTGGGCTCATAAACAAATCCCTTATTCTCCAATGCATACAACAATGCTGGAAAAAATTGTTACTGGATCCATTTGTTTTGTCAAGAaggattttgttgaagttgtgaGAAGTATTGAAGCTGGTGATATTTCGGTTGATGAACTaagattgatgattacTGATAAGGTTCCTTTGGAAGAgggtattgaaaaaggattCAATGAGTTATTGTATAACAAAGGTGATCAtattaaa